In Arthrobacter sp. StoSoilB5, one genomic interval encodes:
- a CDS encoding alpha-amylase family glycosyl hydrolase has protein sequence MVATKKAAPDPAGQHSVRGGVSDQNFYFVMADRFNNGTKANDDGGLGSDPMVSGYDATRKGFYNGGDLLGLQGRLDYIQGLGTNALWLTPSFKNKAVQGDGSVENSSAGYHGYWVTDFTQIDPHLGTNAELKTLIDAAHARGMKVYFDIITNHTADVIQYQESDSAPYISKETEPYRTAAGEAFDDHDYAGTQDFPALDPATSFPYTPVVPEAEQDVKVPAWLNDATLYHNRGNTTFSGEDALYGDFFGLDDLFTENPRVVNGFVDIYKTWIRDFGIDGFRIDTMKHVNDEFWQQFGPQVLSYAKEQGKDEFFMFGEVFDTSKSVTSKFTTKNKMQAVLDFGFQGAARSFASQGSKASGLADFFNADDWYTDADSNAYQLPTFLGNHDMGRIGTFIAQDNAGASDTELVERDELAHELMYFSRGNPVVYYGDEQGFTGAGGDQDSRQSMFASQVQEYLDDDLLGTSATHATDNFDTQHPLYKKISELASLTAEHPTLRSGAQQNRYASDDAGIYAFSRIDAKDQREYVVAVNNSESAQTAEIPTYEAKQPFNLVYGDAAADAKTDAQAKLSVTVPPLSTVVYQAAGRLAQSKAAPGVVLKKPVTAAGDATRMKVTADVDGSSFYEVTFQARTAGGEWESIGTDDNAPYQVFHDVSAMQSGTSVEYRAVVLDNAGHTSASEPRSGVVGEPAQPETVTVAGSLNTELGCPEDWQASCEQAFMSYEPTHRLWQLRAPNLPAGTYEFKAALNGTWDENYGAGGEPNGPNVVFTHTGGAVTFLYDHATNVISAVTAGQQPAAVSVPGSLNSELGCTGDWMPDCPQAQLALDPSDGIWKLSVPDLAAGSYEFKAAINGSWAENYGLGGAVNGSNITLNHDGGPVTFRYDHASHLITVS, from the coding sequence ATGGTCGCCACTAAGAAAGCTGCGCCTGATCCCGCCGGCCAACACTCGGTCCGCGGCGGCGTCAGCGACCAGAACTTCTATTTCGTCATGGCTGACCGCTTCAACAACGGCACCAAAGCCAACGACGACGGCGGACTGGGTTCCGATCCGATGGTGTCCGGCTACGATGCCACCCGCAAGGGCTTCTACAACGGCGGGGACCTGTTGGGCCTCCAGGGCCGCTTGGACTACATCCAGGGTTTGGGCACCAATGCCCTCTGGCTTACACCGAGCTTCAAGAACAAGGCAGTCCAGGGTGACGGGTCAGTGGAGAACAGCTCCGCGGGGTACCACGGGTACTGGGTCACGGACTTCACGCAGATCGATCCCCACCTGGGCACGAATGCTGAGCTGAAGACGCTGATCGATGCCGCCCATGCACGCGGCATGAAGGTGTATTTCGACATCATCACCAACCACACGGCTGACGTGATCCAGTACCAGGAGTCAGATTCGGCTCCCTACATTTCCAAGGAAACGGAGCCGTACCGTACGGCAGCGGGCGAGGCCTTCGATGACCACGACTACGCTGGTACGCAAGACTTTCCAGCACTGGATCCAGCGACGTCCTTCCCTTACACACCCGTGGTCCCGGAAGCCGAGCAGGACGTCAAGGTTCCCGCATGGCTCAACGACGCCACGCTCTACCACAACCGCGGCAACACGACCTTTTCCGGTGAGGACGCGCTCTACGGCGACTTCTTCGGCCTGGATGACCTGTTCACCGAGAACCCTCGGGTGGTCAATGGATTTGTTGATATCTACAAGACGTGGATCCGCGACTTCGGGATCGATGGTTTCCGCATCGACACCATGAAGCACGTCAATGACGAGTTCTGGCAGCAGTTCGGTCCGCAGGTGCTCAGCTATGCCAAGGAGCAAGGCAAGGACGAGTTCTTCATGTTCGGCGAGGTCTTCGATACCTCCAAGAGCGTCACGTCCAAATTCACCACCAAGAACAAGATGCAGGCTGTTCTCGACTTCGGTTTCCAGGGTGCCGCGCGCAGCTTCGCTTCCCAGGGCAGCAAGGCCAGCGGTTTGGCCGACTTCTTCAACGCCGATGACTGGTACACCGACGCCGACTCCAACGCGTACCAACTGCCCACCTTCCTGGGGAACCACGACATGGGCCGTATCGGCACGTTCATCGCCCAGGACAATGCTGGAGCGTCCGACACCGAACTCGTGGAGCGCGACGAACTCGCCCACGAGCTGATGTACTTCTCGCGCGGCAACCCGGTTGTCTATTACGGCGACGAGCAAGGTTTCACCGGCGCAGGCGGGGACCAGGACTCGCGGCAATCCATGTTCGCCAGCCAGGTTCAGGAATACCTCGACGACGACCTGCTGGGGACAAGCGCCACGCACGCCACGGACAACTTCGATACCCAGCACCCGCTCTACAAGAAGATCAGTGAGCTTGCATCCCTCACGGCGGAGCACCCGACCCTCCGCAGCGGTGCCCAGCAGAACCGCTACGCATCCGATGATGCGGGGATCTACGCCTTCTCCCGCATCGACGCCAAGGACCAGCGCGAGTACGTGGTTGCCGTGAACAACAGCGAAAGTGCCCAAACGGCGGAGATCCCAACCTACGAAGCCAAGCAGCCGTTCAACCTCGTCTACGGTGATGCAGCGGCTGATGCCAAGACCGACGCTCAAGCGAAACTGTCTGTCACCGTCCCTCCGCTTTCCACAGTGGTGTACCAAGCAGCGGGGCGACTTGCGCAGTCCAAGGCGGCTCCCGGCGTCGTACTCAAGAAGCCGGTCACCGCTGCCGGTGACGCTACGCGCATGAAGGTAACGGCCGACGTCGACGGTAGCTCGTTCTATGAAGTCACCTTCCAGGCGCGGACGGCGGGCGGCGAATGGGAGTCGATCGGCACGGACGACAACGCGCCGTACCAGGTCTTCCACGATGTGTCCGCGATGCAGTCCGGCACGTCGGTGGAGTACCGTGCCGTGGTGCTGGACAACGCCGGCCACACGTCGGCGAGTGAGCCGCGCAGCGGTGTTGTGGGCGAGCCAGCCCAGCCCGAAACGGTCACCGTGGCTGGCAGCCTCAACACCGAGCTGGGCTGCCCGGAGGACTGGCAGGCGTCGTGCGAGCAGGCTTTCATGAGCTACGAACCGACGCATCGGCTGTGGCAGCTGAGGGCCCCGAACCTGCCAGCCGGGACGTACGAGTTCAAGGCTGCGCTCAATGGCACATGGGATGAGAACTATGGTGCAGGTGGTGAGCCGAATGGCCCGAATGTGGTGTTCACGCACACCGGAGGGGCCGTGACCTTCCTCTACGACCACGCAACCAACGTGATCAGCGCCGTGACCGCGGGCCAGCAACCTGCCGCCGTATCAGTGCCCGGGAGCCTGAACTCGGAGCTGGGCTGCACCGGTGACTGGATGCCCGATTGCCCCCAGGCCCAGCTGGCTTTGGATCCTTCGGACGGTATCTGGAAGCTATCTGTGCCGGACTTGGCTGCGGGTAGCTACGAGTTCAAGGCCGCGATCAACGGCTCCTGGGCTGAGAACTACGGCCTGGGCGGCGCCGTGAACGGCAGCAACATCACGCTGAACCACGACGGCGGACCGGTCACCTTCCGGTATGACCACGCGAGTCACCTGATCACTGTGAGCTAG